A genomic window from Canis lupus dingo isolate Sandy chromosome 13, ASM325472v2, whole genome shotgun sequence includes:
- the LOC112652303 gene encoding sulfotransferase 1B1 → MISPKDFLRKNLKMIHGYPIIYTFANNWENIEQFHSRPDDIIIATYPKSGTTWVSEIVDMVLNNGDVEKCKRDFITVKVPMLEMAVPGLRTSGIEQLEKNPSPRLVKTHLPIALLPKSFWENNCKMIYLARNAKDVAVSYYHFDLMNNLEPAPGPWEEYLERFMTGNVAYGSWFNHVKSWWKKKEEHPILFLYYEDMKENPKREVQKIARFLEKNLNDEVLDKIIHHTSFEMMKDNPLVNYTHLPSTVMDHSKSSFMRKGIAGDWKNYFTVAQNEKFDVIYKKEMSGTTLQFRTEI, encoded by the exons ATGATTTCGCCAAaagattttctgagaaaaaatCTGAAGATGATTCACGGCTATCCCATAATCTATACTTTTGCAAACAACTGGGAAAATATTGAACAATTCCACAGCAGACCAGATGATATCATAATAGCCACTTACCCCAAATCAG GTACCACCTGGGTTAGTGAAATTGTAGACATGGTTCTGAATAATGGAGATGTTGAAAAATGTAAGCGGGATTTTATAACAGTTAAAGTTCCAATGTTGGAAATGGCTGTCCCTGGACTAAGAACTTCAG GAATAGAACAGTTAGAGAAGAATCCATCACCACGGCTTGTGAAGACACATCTACCAATTGCTCTTCTTCCTAAGTCTTTCTGGGAGAACAACTGCAAG atgATTTATTTGGCTCGAAATGCCAAGGATGTTGCAGTCTCATATTATCATTTTGACTTAATGAATAATTTGGAACCTGCCCCTGGTCCCTGGGAGGAGTATTTGGAGAGATTCATGACTGGAAATG TGGCCTATGGTTCCTGGTTTAATCATGTTAAGAGCTggtggaagaaaaaggaagaacatcCAATACTTTTCTTGTACTATGAAGATATGAAAGAG AATCCAAAGCGGGAAGTCCAGAAGATTGCTAGATTTCTAGAGAAGAATTTGAATGATGAAGTCTTGGATAAGATAATTCATCACACCTCATTTGAAATGATGAAGGACAATCCTCTGGTGAATTATACACATCTACCAAGTACAGTGATGGATCATAGCAAATCATCTTTTATGCGTAAAG ggattgCAGGTGACTGGAAGAATTACTTCACAGTGGCCCAAAATGAGAAATTTGATGTCATTTACAAGAAGGAAATGTCTGGAACCACCCTTCAGTTTCGCACAGAGATTTAA